In Primulina huaijiensis isolate GDHJ02 chromosome 4, ASM1229523v2, whole genome shotgun sequence, a genomic segment contains:
- the LOC140975026 gene encoding uncharacterized protein produces MPPPHQHSRINLVELKAQIAKKLGAERSKQYFYYLNRLLSLKVSKGEFDKLCVGIIGRENIPLHNQFIRSILRNACSQSGPPPSIHKDDVLKHETQAGGKAISADGYQNGSHIGMAHVSGSPGSSNGGDMLPVSPRKARSGNRDRRTGERRSALGPNGKINFPSQVSMSNQSNEFNVILENGDINPPHIGRPVQHHQGLMQLEKNENEISVPHPAKISGVRRSSDGPSPVHNKDHLELVVREDGKQVPSTISLEAPLGVPLCPVSVGGARKTLPPESTLRCIGTFNDGALLDSLTLRERMEQITVRQEIEGLPVDCANILNHGLDSYLKRLITSCIELVGSRSGHELTRNDIYKLHHMKLINGVRPAHHYQMLGSGKPLEVQEQRTHYPISLQDFRVAMELNPRQLGEDWPLLLEKICTRAFE; encoded by the coding sequence ATGCCTCCACCACATCAGCATTCACGGATCAATCTTGTCGAGTTGAAAGCTCAGATAGCGAAGAAACTTGGGGCAGAGAGGTCCAAGCAGTATTTTTATTACTTGAATAGATTATTGAGTTTAAAAGTGAGCAAGGGCGAGTTTGATAAGCTTTGTGTGGGAATCATCGGGCGGGAAAATATTCCGCTTCACAATCAGTTTATTCGTTCTATTCTGAGAAATGCTTGTAGTCAGAGTGGCCCACCTCCGTCCATTCACAAAGATGATGTTCTGAAGCACGAGACACAAGCTGGTGGCAAGGCGATATCTGCAGATGGTTACCAGAATGGGTCCCACATCGGAATGGCTCATGTTTCTGGTTCACCAGGTTCATCAAATGGAGGTGACATGTTACCCGTGTCTCCTCGGAAAGCCAGATCTGGTAACCGTGATCGGAGAACTGGGGAGCGTCGTAGTGCTCTTGGACCAAATGGGAAGATCAATTTTCCTTCACAGGTGTCTATGTCCAATCAATCGAATGAATTTAATGTCATTTTAGAGAATGGGGATATCAATCCACCGCATATAGGTCGGCCTGTGCAGCATCATCAAGGACTTATGCAGTTGGAAAAGAATGAGAATGAGATCTCTGTTCCTCATCCAGCTAAAATATCGGGTGTAAGGAGATCATCAGATGGTCCATCTCCCGTCCATAATAAAGACCATTTGGAGCTGGTGGTTAGAGAAGATGGAAAACAAGTTCCGTCAACGATTTCACTTGAAGCTCCTCTTGGGGTTCCATTATGTCCAGTTAGTGTTGGTGGGGCAAGAAAAACCCTACCTCCAGAGAGTACCCTCAGATGTATTGGTACATTCAATGATGGTGCTTTGTTGGATAGTCTAACCTTAAGGGAAAGAATGGAGCAAATTACTGTGAGACAGGAGATTGAAGGGTTGCCAGTGGATTGCGCCaacatactgaaccatggtttGGATTCTTATCTGAAAAGATTAATTACGTCTTGCATTGAACTTGTTGGATCAAGGTCAGGACATGAGTTGACAAGGAATGACATCTACAAGCTCCACCATATGAAGCTTATTAATGGAGTCAGACCAGCTCATCATTATCAGATGCTAGGAAGTGGCAAACCTTTGGAAGTGCAAGAACAGAGGACCCATTACCCGATTTCTTTACAGGATTTCAGAGTTGCCATGGAGCTGAATCCAAGGCAACTTGGTGAAGACTGGCCATTGTTGCTTGAGAAAATATGTACACGTGCATTTGAATAA
- the LOC140975027 gene encoding uncharacterized protein, which produces MASTLSSFTLILYIVVLSALNRPSSSDTAALVNQICSQARSYGICHRFFWNRVNSPTTDIITLNHIALDESLSLIESTHKLVQMLKAREHDKNIKNLYSICDSSYEILTDQLVSANSAFGAGDFRNMVFYTEQCDRFVSDCERIIGSQVARLSERNMKASVFISISLSAAEILNGDH; this is translated from the coding sequence ATGGCTTCTACACTAAGCTCGTTCACCTTGATCCTCTACATTGTGGTGCTCTCTGCCTTGAATCGTCCATCCTCAAGCGATACAGCAGCATTGGTCAATCAAATATGTAGTCAAGCTCGAAGTTATGGAATTTGCCATCGTTTTTTCTGGAACCGCGTCAACTCTCCAACGACAGATATCATAACATTGAACCATATAGCTCTCGACGAATCTTTATCGTTGATAGAAAGTACACATAAACTCGTACAGATGTTGAAAGCTCGCGAGCATGATAAGAacataaaaaatctttattcgATTTGTGACAGTTCATACGAGATACTGACTGACCAACTTGTGAGCGCGAACTCGGCATTCGGGGCAGGAGATTTTAGAAACATGGTGTTTTACACAGAGCAATGTGATAGATTTGTGAGTGATTGTGAAAGAATTATAGGGTCGCAAGTGGCTCGATTGAGTGAGAGGAACATGAAAGCGAGCGTGTTCATTAGCATTTCACTTTCTGCGGCTGAGATCTTGAATGGAGACCATTGA
- the LOC140975718 gene encoding ubiquitin receptor RAD23b-like, with protein sequence MKLTVKTLKGSHFQISVQPNETIMALKKHIEYVQGKDNYPFGQQLLIHNGKVLKDESTLAENKVSEDGFLVVMLSKGKTLGSSGSTSAQPAPVAAPASNPTSATEALPPAQPPTVAGLSYVSTTPNDPTDTFAQAASSLIAGNNLELTVQQIMDMGGGCWDKETVIRALRAAYNNPERAVDYLYSGIPESTEVPVPSAQSAVNSATAATQAAPVPGAPNSSPLNLFPQGTISGPADTGHGSLDFLRNNTQFQALRSMVHANPQILQQVLQELGKQNLPLLGLIQENHQEFLRLINEPVDDSDGDMFDQEEQEMPHAVSVTPAEQEAIERMEAMGFDRASIIEAFLACDRNEELAVNYLLENSGDFED encoded by the exons ATGAAGCTCACCGTGAAAACTCTGAAAGGCAGCCATTTCCAAATTAGCGTCCAGCCAAACGAGACG ATTATGGCACTTAAGAAACACATAGAATATGTACAAGGCAAAGATAATTATCCATTTGGTCAACAATTGTTGATTCATAATGGCAAAGTATTGAAAGATGAAAGTACCTTGGCTGAAAACAAGGTTTCTGAAGATGGTTTCCTTGTGGTCATGCTAAGCAAG GGAAAAACTTTGGGCTCAAGTGGGTCGACTTCTGCTCAG CCAGCTCCTGTAGCTGCACCAGCTTCTAATCCTACTTCTGCTACTGAAGCTCTGCCACCAGCACA GCCCCCCACAGTTGCTGGATTATCTTATGTTTCCACGACACCAAA TGATCCTACTGATACTTTTGCTCAAGCTGCTTCCAGTTTAATTGCTGGAAATAATCTTGAGCTTACTGTTCAACAAATAATGGACATGGGCGGCGGATGTTGGGACAAAGAGACTGTTATACGTGCACTTCGAGCTGCATATAATAATCCAGAGAGGGCAGTGGATTACTTGTATTCT GGAATCCCTGAAAGCACTGAAGTTCCAGTGCCATCAGCTCAATCAGCCGTGAATTCTGCAACTGCTGCCACTCAAGCTGCACCAGTGCCTGGAGCACCAAACTCATCTCCATTGAATTTATTTCCTCAG GGAACCATTTCTGGTCCTGCTGATACTGGTCATGGATCCCTTGACTTCCTCAGGAACAACACACAG TTTCAAGCACTGCGTTCAATGGTTCATGCTAATCCACAAATTCTGCAG CAAGTGCTTCAAGAGCTCGGGAAGCAGAATCTACCTCTCCTGGGACTCATACAAGAGAACCATCAAGAGTTCCTTCGACTAATCAACGAACCTGTTGATGATTCTGATGG gGATATGTTTGATCAGGAAGAACAAGAAATGCCCCATGCGGTTAGTGTCACACCTGCAGAGCAGGAGGCCATCGAAAGA ATGGAGGCAATGGGATTCGACAGAGCTTCTATAATTGAAGCCTTTTTGGCATGCGATCGCAACGAGGAATTAGCTGTCAATTACTTGTTGGAGAATTCTGGAGATTTCGAGGATTGA